From Apteryx mantelli isolate bAptMan1 chromosome 32, bAptMan1.hap1, whole genome shotgun sequence, the proteins below share one genomic window:
- the RPS5 gene encoding small ribosomal subunit protein uS7 yields the protein MTDWETAPAVTETPDIKLFGKWSTDDVQINDISLQDYIAVKEKYAKYLPHSAGRYAAKRFRKAQCPIVERLTNSMMMHGRNNGKKLMTVRIVKHAFEIIHLLTGENPLQVLVNAIINSGPREDSTRIGRAGTVRRQAVDVSPLRRVNQAIWLLCTGAREAAFRNIKTIAECLADELINAAKGSSNSYAIKKKDELERVAKSNR from the exons TGACCGACTGGGAGACGGCGCCTGCCGTCACGGAGACCCCTGACATCAAACTGTTTGGCAAGTGGAGCACGGACGACGTGCAGATCAATGACATCTCCCTCCAG GACTACATCGCCGTCAAGGAGAAGTACGCCAAGTACCTGCCCCACAGCGCCGGGCGCTACGCGGCCAAGCGCTTCCGCAAGGCGCAGTGCCCCATCGTGGAGCGCCTCACCAACTCCATGATGATGCACGGCCGCAACAACGGCAAGAAGCTCATGACCGTGCGCATCGTCAAGCACGCCTTCGAGATCATCCACCTGCTCACCGGAGAg AACCCCCTGCAAGTCCTGGTTAACGCCATCATCAACAGCGGACCCCGCGAGGACTCGACCCGCATTGGCCGCGCCGGCACCGTCAGGAGACAGGCCGTGGACGTGTCCCCGCTGCGCCGCGTCAACCAG GCCATCTGGCTGCTGTGCACCGGGGCCCGCGAAGCCGCTTTCCGCAACATCAAGACCATCGCCGAGTGCCTGGCGGACGAGCTCATCAACGCTGCCAAG ggctcctcCAACTCTTACGCCATCAAGAAGAAGGACGAGCTGGAGCGCGTGGCCAAGTCCAACCGCTAA